Genomic DNA from Shouchella patagoniensis:
TCTCACTAAACTCGTTCACTTTTTGCATGGACGCTTCGTCAACAAGTTCTACTCTGGCGATTGGTATACCTGCTTGTAGTATGGAAACAACGGCAGAAACAGCTGCATCGCCATCTGCAAAAACGGCACGACCAGCAACGATATGTTCAGGTATACCATAGACTCTTAGTGTTAACTCTGTAAAACAACCGAGTGTTCCTTCAGAGCCAACAAATAATCCGTTCAAATGATAGCCAGAAGATGATTTGGCAGCGTTATTTCCAGTGTTAATAATAGAACCATCAGCAAGTACAACCTCGATATTACGTACTTGATCGCGCATTGTGCCATAACGGACAGATGTTGTACCACTCGCATTCGTGGCAGCCATGCCACCGAGAGTCGCGTCTGCGCCAGGGTCTACAGGGAAGAACAGACCGTATTTTTTAAGTTCTTTATTTAACTGTGTTCGCGTTACGCCAGGTTGCACTTTCACAAGGAAATCTTTTTCTTTTATCTCGATAATGTTATTCATTTCTGAAAAATCAACGGATATGCCATTTTCTCTCGGGATGACTAAACCTTCGAGGCTTGAGCCAAGTCCAAATGGGTAAACAGGACGATTAAACTGCTGAGCAACTTTCATCAAGTTATGTACATCTTGTGCGTGATATGGATAAACAACAACTTCTGGGATAACAGCTTGATGATAGGACTCGTCCTTGCTATGTTGTTCACGAATCGTTTCGTTAATCGTTACTTGTTGAAAGCTTAAAGCTTCTCGTAGTTCGTCGATTAATGTGGACATCTGTCTACTCCTCCAGTACAAAATGTGATAAAACGTATTATACAGGAAATACAATTAATTCGAAATCTTTTTTCTGGAAGATTATCTAACGATATTGATCTCAACTCGATTTAACTCGTTCTAACGATTTGTTACATAAGATTAAATTGCGGTCCTGTTACTAACATGGTTAAATGGTGGGAGATTACGCAAAAGAGGCGGCGAGAACGATGACTTCTAGAGGAACCGGAATTTTACGTGAACAAAATGAAAAAAGGGTTCTTTCGCTATTGAGAAAAAGAAAAGAAATGACACGAAAAGAACTAATGGAATCACTTAAAATAAGCAAAAACACCATTTCTATTATTGTTAATCAGTATATAAAGCAAGGTGTTATCCAAGAAATTGGTAGAAAACAACCAAATAAGACCGGTAGACCTACAATCTTATTAAAATTGAATCCAGCTTTTTTTGAAACCATTAGTATGGTCATTCACTCCGATTCGATTGAATGGAGTGTTTATAATTATTTTCTTGAACCATTGCATACTGATACCATATATTTGGATACAACTGATGTGCAAACATGTGTGAACAAAGTATTAGATATTATTGAAGAAGAACAACAGAATCGAAGCCATGTGATTGGTGTAGGAATTGCAGTGCCGGGTATCGTGGATACGAATAACGGATCTATAATTAGCTCAGTAACACTTAATTGGAAGAATGTCCCCCTGGGATCTTATTTAAAACA
This window encodes:
- a CDS encoding FAD-binding oxidoreductase, which codes for MSTLIDELREALSFQQVTINETIREQHSKDESYHQAVIPEVVVYPYHAQDVHNLMKVAQQFNRPVYPFGLGSSLEGLVIPRENGISVDFSEMNNIIEIKEKDFLVKVQPGVTRTQLNKELKKYGLFFPVDPGADATLGGMAATNASGTTSVRYGTMRDQVRNIEVVLADGSIINTGNNAAKSSSGYHLNGLFVGSEGTLGCFTELTLRVYGIPEHIVAGRAVFADGDAAVSAVVSILQAGIPIARVELVDEASMQKVNEFSETNYPIKPTLFLEFHGNEAGLKQDVAFTEEIVHDYGCHQIDFEHDTAARNKLWDARHNLAYAFIHSNPGKKMMVTDVCVPISELAHAISHARKTVDASGIEGGIAGHVGDGNYHAILMFDPTNQADIKAVTSINEAIVSHALAVGGTCTGEHGVGAGKRKYQQQEHGEALVIMQKIKQVLDPTNLLNPNKLVQVEESKQA